The genomic region CACTGCCTGCCAAAGAACAGCGACGCCATCGACTTCTTCAACCTGCTTTTCCCTGCAGCACTCGTGGAGCTGATCACCAATGAGACCAATGCCCACGTCAAGACCTGTCAGTTCCTTGGCTCCAGCTACCCAGACTGGGTCCCCGTCACCACCCATGAGGTCAAAGGTTTCATCGGCCTGGTGATTCTGATGGGTATCCAGAACCTTCCTGACCTTTCGCACTACTGGTCCTGGAGTCACTACGACAACAGCTATACCTTCTACCGCGCCATGAGCTTCAAACGTTTCAAGCAGATCGCTGCCAACCTCCGCATGGGCAGCTTCGCCACAGACGAGTATCGTGGTGCCAGCAACCCCAGCGACTCGCTGCACATCTTCAGGCCGATGTTGGACATCCTGGGTGGAGCGATGTGGAACACCTACCGGCCCAACTGCTGCCTGACCATCGACAGGGCACTGCTGCCCAGCCTGGAGGAGGAGAGCTGCCACTCCAAGGGGAACCCAAGAACCCAGCCTCAGGTGTGGCTTCTCTGTGACTCAAAGTCTGGCTACTGCCACCGCTTCTTTATCCAGGTAGGTGAGAAGGTGGGCCAGGAGCCGGGCTTCACCGTGGTGCCGGAGCTGGTGAAGGGTCTGGAAGACAAACACCATCAACTTTACCTGGCCAGTTCGCTTACGTCCGTCCCTCTAATGCAGAAGCTTCTGGACCAGGGCATCTACGCCTCCAGCTCCTTCCCTCCACCCAACCCCATCCTGCCCAGAGAGCTGTGGGCGGAGGGCTTGCTGGAGAAACCCGGAGATTTCCTGCAGAGGCAGTTTGGACCCTTGCTGGCCACCCGCTGGAGGGACACCAAGGAGATGGGCTGCCTGTCGACTAATGCAGCTCCTGGTGAGAGGGACACTGTTTGGAGGAGGTCTCAGACCAAAGTGGGTGGACTGGACCCCATCGACCGTCCCATGTCCTTCTGCCTCCTGCAGGAGAACATGCGAGGAGTTGACATTTGCAAGCAGCTTCTAGCCTGCAACCCGCTGGGAGGAATCCCCCAGGACCGACACTGGCGCAGCCTGTTCTGGTTTCTGGTCAACCTGAGCATCGTCAACGCCTTCATCGTGCTGCGGGAGAGCCGCAAAGAGAACCCACCCGCCTGGGTGCAAGATGGCCTTTTTACTCAGGTCAACTTCCGCAAACGTTTGGGCAACCAGTTGGCCAAATGTGCCCAGAAGTACTTTGAGACCATGGAGATCGCCAGCTCCCGTGGGATGAGGGTGGAGGTGGCAGATGAACCAGTTAAACAGAGACACAGGATGGTGAAGATCAGTGGCATCTCCAAGAGGTGCAAGAACTGCAACTTGAAGAACATCCGCCATGAGAGTGTGTACGGCTGCGCCGTCTGTAAGGCGAACCTGTGCAAACAGCCCACCTGCTTCTGGGAGTTTCACGGCCTGTCACCTTTAAACAAAGGTCAGTGTTTTATACAGTTCGTTTCAAAAGGTTCTGGTCAGTTCTGTAACTCTGAAGGTGGTTTATTACTTTTACTCTTTGCACAATTAAAGATgcatgtttgatgtttttaacAGGATCAACAAAGGTTGGATTTCTCAAGGACAGAATAAGGTAATCCTTTCACTCAGTTATTTATCAGATGGATTTGATTTGCTGTAAATGTTGGAAATCAGTCCAGTGAGTgtctgttgttgctgtgatAATGCTGTGTAATATTGACAAATGTCCATTTCATTCCCGGTGCTGCAGCGGAGCAGTCGAGGTGAACGAGGTTGAGGACAACGTGGACGGGGCGATGGCTCCTGTGGAAGACATGGACTTTTCTGACGATGAGAGACTGGATGATCTGGATGACGTTGATGAAGAAACGGATGATATTAAGGAAGAATTTATCAAAGATGTAAAACGTCCAATGTCTCACATGCCATCAACAGCGAACAGCCACGCCCAACCAGTAGCCCTGTCTGTCTCGAGAGAACGTGATGATTTCCTCAGCGCCCGTCAGCTGAGGATCGCCCTGTTCGCTCTGTGTGATGGGCTCCACCAAGCCTCAAGGGTCTTCTCAACTGAGACACAGCTCATCCGGTCCTGGCTGAAGGAGGCCAGGAAGCGTTTGAAGCAAACAGAGCTGGAACAGAAGGTCCATGATGATGGCGGGGAGCGCATGGTGGCCTGGGTGCTGTCCATGCGTGAGCAGCAACTTCCGATCACAGAGAGCAACCTCTTCCACAAAGCCTCCACGCTGAAGAAGAAGGGAGGTTTCAGTGACTCCTTTCGCATCTCCTACGACTGGGCGGTGAACTTCATGCTGCAGCATCGGCTGGGCGTTCGAAGCATCGGCAGGGCGGCCACGCTGGCTCGCGCCCTGCCCCTTTCCCTTGAGGCCAAGGTCAAGTCCTTCAGGGACTTTACCCAGAAGCTCATCGGGGTCAAAAAGCTGTCGGAAAGCACTGTAGCTGCAATGGACGAGCTCTGTCTATTTGTGGATTTGAGGTTAGTCCAGGACAAGTCTCGCCGCCTAGAGGCCCTGGAACTCACTGGGTCTTTACCTCTGGTCACTGTGTACCTGACGGTATTGGCCGATGGTACCATGCTGCCGTCCCTGGTACTGGCCAACCGGCAGCTGGCTAAGAAAGACCTGCCGGAGTTCATCCTGCTGGAGGCCGGCCCAGAGAGTCTGCTGGTAGAAGAAGCCTTGGATCTTTGGACTAACAAGGTTTGGCTGCAGCATGTGGCCGGTCCATCCCAGCCCTGTAAATCATTGCTGATCCTGGACAGACACCGGGAACACATGGGAGATTTGTTCCTTACCTCCATCAGTGGATCGGGGACCCTACCAGCAGTGATTCCTGGAGGCTGCTCCTTCCGTCTTCAACCCCTGGAGATTTGTGTGAAGCCGGTTCTGCAGCGCTTCCTGCTGTCACGCTGGGCCGAGTTCACAGCTGGAAACCCGAAGGAGCTGGAGGAAATGTCACCCCAACTGCTCCAAGCTAGTGTCGCCCAGCTGCTAGTTGACTGGGTGGTCGAGGCCCTGACGCACCTGAACCAACTCCCAGAGCTTTGGAAGAAGTCTTTCCACCTGACGGGCCTTCTGCCCGAGCgaaaggaggaggtggagaagacaACGAGTCAGAAACCAGAGGAGATCCAGTCGGACCTCCTCAAGAGCCTGACAGAGACCCTGCTGGGGGCCGAAGCTTTGGAGGCTGATTCTCCTGAGCTGCTGGAGCTGGAAGACACAGAGGAGGAacaagaaggaggagaaggacaggAGACATCAGATGAGAGACAGGAGGGCAAAGAAGGGAAGGAGGTGAAAGAAGATAGGGAAGAGATAGGGACAGAGATGAGGGAGGAcaaggagatggaggagggaaggaaggaaacaaGGGAGGAAGGTAGGCCAGAGGAAACTGAAGAGGAAGGAATGGACACAATCGAAGGTAGGGAAGACAGGAAGGAGACAAATAGGGACAGGAAAGACGAGGTTAAGCAGCTAGAGGAGGATAGTGAGGAGGAAGGAAAGGTGACCGTTGAGGACAGGAAGGAGGTGAGCAAGGAGAGACGAGAGACCAGGATAGTGATAGGAGAGGAAGTCGGCGATGAGTGGAAGATAACGGTGAAGAGCAGGACCGAAGGCATGGAGGCGGACAGGGAGGACGACGACAGGATGGACCAAAGCTGAACAGACGGTGAAGACGTGGATAAAGGTCCGCACCCCGAAAACACCTGACTGAGGCGGGACAGGAAGTAGAAACCAGCCCAGCCTAGAGTCAGAGACTAACACCTGTCAGTCAGATGTGCTGTCCTGTTTGTACTCTCTGATCCAGTCCAGAAACCGTGGACCAGAATCCTGAAGAGGAAACGGAGACATTCAGAGTCGGCCCTCAGACTGAGAGTTGAAGCTCAGTGAACGTGTAAAATCTGTACAGGTTTTGTATTCGTAGAGATAAGTTTTCTTTTCACGCTTGTTCGGATTTTTCAGACTGAGTCAGGAACTCACAGCGAGATGTAAAAGCCCTGATGGACCCGCTGAGTTACAGAGGCGGGGTTCGCTTCTGTTTTCTGCCTGAACGAACTTTGGAGACATCATGTTTCTGTCAATCATGTTGGATGAAGTCTGGACAAAGACGTCTCTGAAGAGTCTTGTGGTGTTTCTGCCTCTCCAGATCGGCCAGTCAGCTTCCACCAACAGCCAGGGGTTTCCCACGACTGCTAAAGAGATCTAGAAGGGAAACATTCTCCGGTCTTCGATGTAAAACCGCTGAGTTACGGAGGCAGCGTTCGGTTCGAATGAAGGAGTTGGTTATGGGTCCGTTTGAGCTCAGTGCAGATAAGTGTGATAGTAGTTGTGCGCAGCGCTCAGCAGTCATTTTCTTACCAGGACATAAAACGGAAAACTGagtttgttgacatttttatttgactcATTGTTTTCAGAAAGCTGCAGATAGATTTTCTTCGATCATTTAATTGACTAATAAAACATGCAGAGTGTTGTGTGAGTCCTGGAAGCTGATTGGCTGGTCTGGATCGGTACAGGAGTTCATCCTGTCATGTGACCCGGACCTGAACAGACGATGCCGAATGATGGAGGTGTTTcctgtttatgtttatttctcTGCAAATCATGTTTGATTGGATGTTTTTTGTGTCCATCAGGTAAATGGTGATCATGATGTTTGGTTTGTCTGTTCAGTCGGATCCTGACTGCAGGTGTTGTTGTCTTGGTGCTGATGTACAGAAAACTGTAGACGCTCTTCCTcctaaataaaagacaaaacatcttCAGTCTGATATccttttctttggttttggtttAACAGCAGGTAATTATCCAAAGACATTAATGTCTCACCCAGAGAGAAGAGGTAACACTTACACAACTGCTGCAGCCAAAACAGATCCAGCCCTGCATGCAGCTGCAGCCCTGTGTGGATGCATGCAGTGGAAATCCAGACGGTTGGAGTAAGTTTCAgtgggtttgttttgtttcttactgACCTGATGAATTAAagcaagtttttaaaaaaaaccttcatTGAACCTCTGTATCTAAACGCCAAAAATTATATTCATATCATGTTATCCGTAAAAAAGAACTGAGCGAGGTAGACAATCTCAATATAAAACAAGATGGTCATTCAGCAATTAGATCATGGGTATTAATAGAAACGTAGGGCTTTTATACACTTATATGGTACTATATATTTAGAAAGGCATAGATATGGCAGTGTTGTAAGAAATCAACATTTGTGCTTAAATATAATCAGATTATTTATTCCAATTTGTTCTGTATAAAGTGGAATATTTCGTTTTTTGTAAATGATCCAATACTGGAAAGCATCCCAAAATGTTTGAGTCAGGAAAAGAAGAGATGTTCCAAGGTTTCGATGTCCGAGTTATAGAAAGTAGAAA from Micropterus dolomieu isolate WLL.071019.BEF.003 ecotype Adirondacks linkage group LG03, ASM2129224v1, whole genome shotgun sequence harbors:
- the pogzb gene encoding uncharacterized protein pogzb, producing MTSAGSRLLQSPSSLIQPINIKTEQQKSPTQRSPVLSKSPRSPTKRPVSRRVHVSRSSSCDGERLVCLECGTDASDFSAHYPTHVHCLLCPYSSCCSRAYAAHMIHHHVPPAKDKAVPLHRLPPPCVFLLQCSQCHFRPQAADQMADHLLRNPEHYSATCCSRTYIEPDIQFCHSEDQRSSEERELVQNKDLPNPSWRSAGCWKQPTESDSAKSTIISFVQSSGPRHCLPKNSDAIDFFNLLFPAALVELITNETNAHVKTCQFLGSSYPDWVPVTTHEVKGFIGLVILMGIQNLPDLSHYWSWSHYDNSYTFYRAMSFKRFKQIAANLRMGSFATDEYRGASNPSDSLHIFRPMLDILGGAMWNTYRPNCCLTIDRALLPSLEEESCHSKGNPRTQPQVWLLCDSKSGYCHRFFIQVGEKVGQEPGFTVVPELVKGLEDKHHQLYLASSLTSVPLMQKLLDQGIYASSSFPPPNPILPRELWAEGLLEKPGDFLQRQFGPLLATRWRDTKEMGCLSTNAAPGERDTVWRRSQTKVGGLDPIDRPMSFCLLQENMRGVDICKQLLACNPLGGIPQDRHWRSLFWFLVNLSIVNAFIVLRESRKENPPAWVQDGLFTQVNFRKRLGNQLAKCAQKYFETMEIASSRGMRVEVADEPVKQRHRMVKISGISKRCKNCNLKNIRHESVYGCAVCKANLCKQPTCFWEFHGLSPLNKGSTKVGFLKDRISGAVEVNEVEDNVDGAMAPVEDMDFSDDERLDDLDDVDEETDDIKEEFIKDVKRPMSHMPSTANSHAQPVALSVSRERDDFLSARQLRIALFALCDGLHQASRVFSTETQLIRSWLKEARKRLKQTELEQKVHDDGGERMVAWVLSMREQQLPITESNLFHKASTLKKKGGFSDSFRISYDWAVNFMLQHRLGVRSIGRAATLARALPLSLEAKVKSFRDFTQKLIGVKKLSESTVAAMDELCLFVDLRLVQDKSRRLEALELTGSLPLVTVYLTVLADGTMLPSLVLANRQLAKKDLPEFILLEAGPESLLVEEALDLWTNKVWLQHVAGPSQPCKSLLILDRHREHMGDLFLTSISGSGTLPAVIPGGCSFRLQPLEICVKPVLQRFLLSRWAEFTAGNPKELEEMSPQLLQASVAQLLVDWVVEALTHLNQLPELWKKSFHLTGLLPERKEEVEKTTSQKPEEIQSDLLKSLTETLLGAEALEADSPELLELEDTEEEQEGGEGQETSDERQEGKEGKEVKEDREEIGTEMREDKEMEEGRKETREEGRPEETEEEGMDTIEGREDRKETNRDRKDEVKQLEEDSEEEGKVTVEDRKEVSKERRETRIVIGEEVGDEWKITVKSRTEGMEADREDDDRMDQS